A section of the Pseudophryne corroboree isolate aPseCor3 chromosome 11, aPseCor3.hap2, whole genome shotgun sequence genome encodes:
- the LOC134970210 gene encoding protein kinase C theta type-like, which produces MSLKKRKRPNNNGSATKELAAPSKRKKEEDGCEEKGDVFKTVTSGDIQVREENQSSEKASKTLQNKRKRESSDESPIMRKVRKTSIGKTEDMLKRVATKRSSDRTEDSGPCKKKKEEEHHDSPGEGPSVPNIPQASGRRGIKRTNTSEKTGPKKKRSAGASGISVASTPETSAASHHLASLTFHGMLGEGAFGKVFLASHSISKQRLAVKVIEKMTVVNSIKKYFMCVEKEVMKITGESALFPHTYAAFHTPAHAFFVMEYLSGGDLCQLIQSRGPFDVPTIRFFAAEIICGLHFLHSRGIVHRDIKTENILLDAAGHVKIADFGLSVMNVHGDKKISGRAGTLFYMAPEIICNVPYDYMVDLFSFGVVLFEMATGIYPFRSGKIELSIMHDAPCYPSNLHPEIRDLLERLLCKDPEERLNRCSNITCHPFFKSINWEKLEAGRITPPFTMYPTPETMAEAIPVDDLLSPTESAISAEDESLLTGFSFTSDMWTTMNCVKQTTSRCIIL; this is translated from the coding sequence ATGAGTCTAAAAAAGAGAAAGCGACCAAATAACAACGGGTCTGCTACAAAGGAGCTAGCGGCTCCTAGcaagaggaagaaggaggaggatggaTGTGAGGAGAAAGGCGATGTTTTCAAAACCGTAACATCAGGAGACATTCAGGTGCGCGAGGAGAACCAGTCATCTGAGAAAGCATCAAAGACTCttcaaaataagagaaaaagagagtCATCAGATGAGTCCCCAATTATGAGGAAGGTGAGAAAGACCAGCATCGGCAAAACTGAGGACATGCTTAAGAGAGTGGCCACTAAAAGATCCTCAGACAGGACAGAGGACAGTGGACCGtgtaagaaaaagaaagaggaggaACATCATGACAGTCCAGGCGAGGGACCCAGCGTGCCCAACATACCCCAGGCATCTGGACGGAGGGGCATAAAGAGGACTAACACAAGTGAGAAAACTGGCCCCAAAAAGAAGAGATCAGCAGGTGCAAGTGGGATATCCGTAGCCAGTACCCCAGAGACATCAGCTGCGTCTCACCATCTGGCCAGTTTGACCTTCCACGGAATGCTTGGAGAGGGTGCCTTCGGGAAGGTGTTCCTAGCTTCCCATTCCATCAGCAAACAGCGTCTGGCCGTGAAAGTCATAGAAAAGATGACAGTAGTGAACAGCATTAAGAAATACTTTATGTGTGTAGAGAAAGAGGTGATGAAAATAACTGGGGAGAGTGCACTCTTCCCGCACACATATGCTGCCTTCCACACACCGGCCCATGCATTCTTTGTAATGGAGTACCTGAGTGGGGGAGATCTCTGCCAATTAATACAGAGCAGAGGCCCATTTGATGTTCCTACCATCAGATTTTTTGCAGCAGAAATAATCTGTGGGCTGCACTTCCTGCACTCAAGAGGCATTGTCCACAGGGACATTAAGACAGAAAATATACTTCTGGATGCAGCTGGCCATGTGAAAATTGCAGATTTTGGCCTCTCTGTGATGAATGTCCATGGCGATAAGAAAATCTCAGGACGAGCTGGGACCCTGTTTTACATGGCTCCAGAGATTATCTGTAATGTCCCATATGACTACATGGTAGACCTCTTTTCATTTGGGGTAGTATTATTTGAAATGGCTACTGGAATATACCCCTTTCGTTCTGGCAAGATTGAACTGTCTATCATGCATGATGCTCCATGCTATCCGAGCAATCTCCATCCAGAGATTAGGGACCTCCTTGAAAGACTCTTATGCAAAGACCCAGAGGAGAGACTGAATCGCTGTAGTAACATCACATGTCATCCATTCTTCAAGTCCATAAACTGGGAGAAACTAGAGGCCGGCAGGATAACTCCCCCATTTACCATGTATCCTACCCCAGAGACAATGGCTGAAGCTATACCGGTGGATGACCTGCTCTCACctacagaatctgcaatatctgcagaGGATGAGAGCCTGTTAACAGGATTCTCCTTTACCAGTGACATGTGGACAACAATGAACTGCGTAAAGCAAACTACCAGCCGCTGCATCATCCTCTAG